A stretch of the Sphingobacterium thalpophilum genome encodes the following:
- a CDS encoding DUF5627 domain-containing protein encodes MKKINLLYAMTLVSLASCKNNDWEFPDFEFQSVYFAYQTPVRTVTLGEDIFDNSLDNQHKVKVMATTAGVYANEKNIRIDFVVDNSLTSGLSYKNGAAITALPSHYYELSSNQINIPKGSLTGGVEVQLTDAFFDDPKSIETYYVLPLRMTKVVNADSILSGRTSWPNPNRAIASDWDVTPKDFIFYALKYINPWHGNYLRRGTDQIAGKEGYGSLTKNVVRRQAYVEKDEVKNLSTAALKKSILPLTFKGTDQVDLNVNLMLIFDDDNNCSISSASSGITASGSGRFVKRGEKNSWGNADRDALYLSYSINMPQMTVTSRDTLVMRDRGVKMETFTPIKK; translated from the coding sequence ATGAAAAAGATCAATCTACTATACGCGATGACTTTGGTAAGTCTGGCGTCCTGCAAAAATAACGACTGGGAGTTCCCGGACTTTGAATTTCAATCTGTATACTTCGCTTATCAGACTCCTGTCAGGACAGTCACTCTGGGGGAAGATATCTTTGACAACAGCCTGGACAATCAACATAAAGTCAAAGTCATGGCAACGACAGCTGGCGTATATGCCAACGAAAAGAACATACGGATAGACTTTGTTGTTGACAACAGCCTCACAAGCGGCCTTAGCTACAAAAACGGAGCAGCGATCACGGCTTTGCCCAGCCACTATTATGAACTTAGCAGCAATCAGATCAACATTCCAAAAGGCAGCTTAACGGGTGGCGTGGAGGTTCAGCTGACCGATGCATTTTTTGATGACCCGAAATCTATCGAGACTTATTACGTTTTGCCGTTAAGGATGACAAAGGTCGTCAATGCAGATTCCATCCTTTCCGGTAGAACTTCCTGGCCGAATCCCAATAGAGCAATTGCATCCGACTGGGATGTCACACCGAAGGATTTTATTTTTTATGCTCTCAAATATATCAATCCGTGGCATGGCAATTACCTGCGCCGCGGTACGGATCAGATCGCTGGCAAAGAAGGATATGGAAGCTTGACAAAAAACGTTGTCAGGCGTCAAGCCTATGTGGAAAAAGATGAAGTAAAAAATCTCAGTACAGCAGCGCTCAAAAAATCGATTCTCCCATTGACTTTTAAGGGTACAGATCAGGTAGACCTCAACGTCAACCTGATGTTGATCTTTGACGATGACAACAACTGTAGTATCAGCTCGGCAAGCTCGGGGATTACCGCCAGCGGCAGTGGCAGATTTGTTAAGCGGGGAGAAAAGAACAGTTGGGGGAATGCCGACCGTGATGCCTTATACTTATCTTATTCCATTAATATGCCCCAGATGACCGTCACCAGCAGGGATACCTTGGTCATGCGCGACAGAGGAGTAAAAATGGAAACGTTTACACCAATCAAAAAGTAG
- a CDS encoding sensor histidine kinase, protein MQNKRETLQLVFRIFLMLIVISASGLVFMQYYYFTGILFLCLLAVLIVETCFFVDRYFSRIDKILSAMLHEDYSADFQIDTRNQAVQNSIRLYNQLREKESRSRSQKLLYDQILNGLDSGLIILKLSPQPTQILFMNQYFQHYFGLPTLKDWSLIANYLGEFYALLEERKFGEFKTALDIRVDKGERQTFILQTSRTQIKGDTYYTILVDSIHRVIYSKENEAWVNVMKVISHELMNSLAPIHALAQNMNEILHQDQWDQEDLQDMQLSIKTIINRSNHLRDFVDRYRKLTMLPTPVLQQVKLNDLIHNMMANYQYLLDEQRIQFTTLLDEQLYPQLDQAQFEQVLINLFTNSIHALSTSKVKEIHIHTYRDNTRIFLEFMDSGPLIDTEIVSKIFLPFYTTRKDGAGIGLSLSKSIIEAHQGYLYYQVKSERNCFVVVLMDR, encoded by the coding sequence ATGCAAAATAAAAGGGAAACATTACAGCTGGTCTTTAGGATCTTCCTGATGCTAATTGTTATATCAGCATCAGGATTGGTCTTTATGCAGTACTATTATTTTACAGGCATCCTATTCCTTTGTTTGCTGGCCGTGTTGATCGTTGAAACCTGTTTCTTCGTTGACCGTTATTTTTCCAGAATTGACAAGATCTTGTCGGCTATGCTGCATGAAGACTATTCGGCGGACTTTCAAATAGATACACGGAATCAGGCTGTACAGAACAGCATCAGGCTGTATAACCAGCTGCGTGAAAAAGAGAGTCGCTCTCGGTCTCAAAAATTACTGTACGACCAGATTCTGAATGGTCTGGACTCGGGATTGATCATCCTAAAGCTCAGCCCTCAGCCAACGCAGATCCTGTTCATGAACCAGTACTTCCAGCATTATTTTGGACTTCCAACGCTGAAGGATTGGAGCTTGATAGCCAACTATTTAGGGGAGTTTTACGCACTTCTTGAAGAACGTAAATTTGGAGAATTTAAAACGGCCCTGGATATCAGGGTCGACAAAGGCGAGCGCCAGACCTTTATACTGCAGACTTCACGCACACAGATTAAAGGAGACACCTATTATACGATATTGGTCGACTCCATCCATCGCGTGATCTATAGTAAAGAAAATGAAGCCTGGGTAAATGTCATGAAAGTTATTTCACACGAACTGATGAACTCGCTTGCCCCTATCCACGCGCTGGCGCAAAACATGAACGAGATCTTACATCAAGATCAATGGGATCAGGAAGATCTTCAGGATATGCAACTAAGCATCAAAACGATCATCAACCGCAGCAATCATCTGCGCGACTTTGTTGACCGCTACCGCAAACTCACCATGTTACCCACACCTGTACTACAGCAGGTCAAACTGAATGACCTCATCCATAACATGATGGCCAATTATCAGTATCTACTGGACGAACAGCGTATTCAGTTTACCACCCTGCTCGACGAGCAGCTGTACCCCCAGCTTGATCAGGCACAGTTCGAACAGGTACTGATCAACTTGTTTACTAACAGTATCCACGCCCTCAGTACGAGTAAGGTCAAGGAAATCCATATCCATACCTACCGTGACAACACACGTATCTTTCTCGAATTTATGGATTCGGGTCCGTTGATTGATACTGAAATTGTTTCCAAAATTTTCCTCCCTTTTTACACCACCCGCAAGGATGGAGCCGGTATCGGACTTTCACTTTCCAAATCCATCATCGAGGCTCATCAAGGTTATCTCTATTATCAGGTCAAGTCCGAGCGCAATTGCTTTGTCGTAGTGCTGATGGATCGATAA
- a CDS encoding RagB/SusD family nutrient uptake outer membrane protein, which yields MKKILTIAIMSSLLFSSCEDMFEPALENNLEIETADSRPLYAQGLLLNGYNRVPGYSFDDVATDNAVSNDKNNSFLKSATGQWTSINNPFDQWRNSYAAMQYLNNFLSLSDKVEWALDPKISALFNDRMKGEAYGLRALFMFYLLQSHAGKSVNGEILGVPILLEPENVNSDFNHSRAPFEACMQQLYEDIKKAEELLPMDYEDISADSQVPAKYAGTINKDDYNRVFGSNFKLRMTKRIAQAIRARAALLAASPAYSEGSGTTWEQAATYAGQVIQAKGGPGGIDPKGFTWYNKDMVDGLASGANPAEILWRTDKGNGNSMEQDHFPPTLFGNGRLNPTQNLVDAFPMENGYPISDANSGYNKTNPYDKRDPRLKAYIIVNGATAGVSNTVINSSANSPTNDGLNKVETSTRTGYYLKKLLRQDVNLNPSSSTQQMHFTARIRMTEIYLAYAEAANEAWGPTGMGTFTFSAYDIIKAIRKRAGVGTTNGDPYLEQVKNNKDQMRQLIQNERRLELCFEGFRFWDLRRWKMDINVAAKGVSISNNTYTEIPVENRLYEPFMYHGPIPYSEVLKYSNLTQNMGWN from the coding sequence ATGAAAAAGATATTAACCATAGCCATCATGAGCAGCCTGCTGTTTTCATCCTGTGAAGATATGTTCGAGCCTGCACTTGAAAATAACCTTGAAATTGAGACGGCCGATAGCCGTCCCCTGTATGCACAAGGATTGCTGTTAAACGGCTACAACCGCGTTCCCGGCTATAGCTTCGATGATGTCGCCACAGACAATGCAGTGAGCAACGATAAGAACAATAGTTTCCTTAAATCAGCAACCGGACAATGGACAAGCATAAACAATCCTTTTGACCAATGGCGCAATAGCTATGCAGCCATGCAATATCTAAACAACTTTTTATCCTTAAGCGACAAAGTGGAATGGGCGCTGGATCCCAAGATCAGTGCCCTGTTTAATGACCGGATGAAAGGTGAAGCCTATGGTCTCCGGGCCCTATTCATGTTCTACCTACTGCAATCGCATGCCGGTAAGAGCGTTAACGGCGAAATTCTTGGCGTACCGATTCTCCTTGAACCCGAAAACGTTAATTCAGACTTTAACCATAGCAGAGCACCATTCGAAGCATGCATGCAACAGTTATATGAAGACATCAAGAAAGCTGAAGAACTCCTGCCGATGGATTACGAAGATATCAGTGCCGATAGTCAGGTTCCGGCGAAATATGCAGGAACCATCAATAAAGATGATTACAACCGAGTATTCGGATCCAATTTTAAACTGCGGATGACCAAGCGCATCGCACAGGCCATTCGCGCCAGAGCAGCACTGCTCGCTGCAAGCCCAGCATATAGTGAGGGTAGTGGAACGACCTGGGAACAAGCTGCAACCTATGCAGGACAAGTCATTCAGGCCAAGGGAGGACCCGGCGGTATCGATCCGAAGGGATTTACCTGGTACAATAAAGATATGGTGGACGGTCTGGCTTCAGGTGCAAACCCCGCAGAGATATTATGGCGCACAGACAAAGGTAATGGCAATAGCATGGAACAAGACCATTTTCCACCCACATTATTCGGCAATGGGCGACTCAATCCAACTCAAAATCTGGTCGATGCCTTTCCGATGGAAAATGGCTACCCGATCAGTGATGCAAATTCGGGATACAACAAAACAAATCCTTATGACAAAAGAGATCCGAGGCTCAAAGCTTATATTATTGTCAACGGCGCTACAGCGGGCGTCAGCAATACGGTCATCAACAGTTCAGCAAATAGCCCCACCAACGACGGGTTGAATAAGGTCGAAACATCGACCCGGACTGGCTATTACCTGAAAAAGCTGCTACGCCAGGACGTCAACTTAAACCCTTCGTCCTCTACCCAGCAAATGCATTTCACAGCTCGTATACGAATGACAGAAATCTATTTAGCTTATGCCGAAGCCGCCAATGAAGCCTGGGGACCTACAGGTATGGGGACCTTTACTTTCTCAGCTTATGACATCATTAAAGCAATCCGGAAACGTGCAGGTGTAGGAACGACCAATGGTGACCCCTATCTGGAACAGGTAAAAAACAACAAGGATCAGATGCGGCAGCTCATCCAAAACGAGCGTCGGCTGGAGCTTTGTTTTGAAGGATTTCGGTTTTGGGATCTGCGCCGATGGAAAATGGATATCAATGTTGCTGCAAAAGGAGTCAGTATCAGCAATAATACCTATACCGAGATCCCCGTGGAAAATAGACTTTATGAACCCTTTATGTACCATGGTCCCATTCCTTACAGCGAAGTACTGAAATACAGCAATCTGACACAAAACATGGGATGGAACTAA
- a CDS encoding sigma-54-dependent transcriptional regulator, with translation MKKIHTAILVVDDQDEVLIAAKMILKRYFEKICTLNDPRKLLSTIATEKIEVVLLDMNFRVGYEDGKEGIYRLKEIQEHFPDVKLILMTSYGQVERAVEGIKLGAIDYMLKPWENDRLVDNIKQAVHQYRKSKGKVIGSKPEFYAGESECIRRVYNMANRVAKTDANVLILGENGTGKYVLAEYIHQQSDRKAGPFVHVDLGSLHENLFESELFGYAKGAFTDAIQDRPGRFETADGGTIFLDEIGNVPLHLQSKLLQVIQSKSSIRLGESKPRELDVRIITATNKDLTTAVERQEFREDLYYRINTISLEIPALRERKEDLGGMIDYFFDIFSEKYQVEKPRIDSAVMDRLSQYHWPGNIRELQNRIERATILSEQGAVDLESLGISEFMLDFQAARDQTLSDIEKIKIEQTLSKHLGNISRAADELGLSRPALYRKLEKYNIQHR, from the coding sequence ATGAAAAAGATTCATACAGCCATACTCGTTGTTGACGATCAGGATGAAGTCCTGATTGCTGCAAAGATGATTTTAAAAAGATATTTCGAAAAAATATGTACGCTGAACGATCCGCGCAAACTTCTTTCCACCATCGCTACAGAGAAGATCGAGGTCGTCCTGTTGGACATGAATTTTCGGGTAGGTTACGAAGATGGTAAGGAGGGTATCTATCGGCTAAAGGAAATTCAGGAACATTTTCCGGATGTAAAATTAATTCTGATGACCTCTTATGGCCAGGTGGAGCGTGCGGTAGAAGGCATCAAACTGGGGGCTATTGATTACATGCTGAAGCCCTGGGAAAACGACAGGCTAGTCGACAATATCAAACAGGCGGTTCACCAATATCGTAAGAGTAAGGGTAAGGTTATCGGATCCAAACCTGAATTTTACGCTGGTGAATCCGAGTGTATACGACGTGTCTACAACATGGCAAACCGCGTAGCAAAGACCGATGCCAATGTCTTGATTCTCGGAGAAAATGGAACCGGCAAGTATGTCCTAGCCGAATATATCCATCAACAGTCAGACCGAAAAGCTGGCCCCTTTGTCCATGTGGACCTGGGATCACTCCACGAAAATCTCTTTGAAAGCGAGCTGTTCGGTTATGCTAAGGGCGCTTTTACGGATGCCATACAGGATCGACCGGGGCGCTTCGAAACCGCTGACGGTGGCACAATCTTTCTGGATGAAATTGGCAACGTACCACTTCACCTACAGTCCAAACTGCTTCAGGTCATCCAATCCAAAAGCAGCATCCGTCTCGGGGAAAGCAAACCCCGAGAGTTGGACGTGCGCATCATCACGGCTACCAACAAAGATCTCACCACAGCTGTGGAAAGACAAGAATTCAGAGAAGACCTCTATTATCGGATCAACACCATCAGCCTCGAGATCCCAGCCCTCCGCGAACGTAAGGAAGACCTTGGCGGAATGATCGACTATTTCTTTGATATCTTTTCAGAAAAATATCAGGTCGAAAAGCCACGAATTGATTCTGCCGTTATGGACAGGTTGAGCCAGTATCACTGGCCCGGCAATATACGTGAGCTCCAAAACCGTATCGAGCGCGCGACGATTCTTTCCGAGCAGGGCGCGGTCGACCTGGAGAGTTTAGGTATCAGTGAATTCATGCTGGACTTTCAGGCTGCCCGCGACCAGACCCTTTCTGATATAGAAAAGATCAAGATCGAACAGACGCTGTCTAAACATCTCGGTAATATTTCGCGTGCGGCGGATGAACTGGGACTCTCTCGTCCGGCATTATACCGTAAGTTAGAAAAGTATAACATCCAGCACCGATAA
- a CDS encoding efflux RND transporter periplasmic adaptor subunit, with translation MDIIVPRKNRKKQFIAIASLGILAFMGMSVYLINRPRSLAVKRSEVLIKKVKTDAFEDFVLFQAQVDPLNTVLVNVVEGGSVQERYVENGAMVTQGTPIARIYNPNTEFNYLSQETGIIEQINQLNVAKLNIRNQELELSKELVLIEHDYNAAKMESELNDKLYNRKILAKNEYAAGLEKLRYQNERKDIIQRSIQREKETNAVQMKQINQALAIMERSLETLRANKKNFLVVAPVSGRLSSFEASLGENIPAGTAIGKIDVMKGYKLTAMVDEFYLDKVNMGQKGTIEYKGKSVDVKVIKILPEVKSGQFKVELGFGGGQLPGLQEGLSFGVKLILSGREDKLVIPKGSFNTVAQGKYVFVVDGNQARKKLIQLGRENPYYYEVLDGLKTGDEVIISKYDDYKSIEKIELTK, from the coding sequence ATGGATATCATTGTACCCCGTAAAAATAGAAAAAAACAATTTATAGCCATAGCAAGTCTGGGAATTTTAGCATTTATGGGGATGAGTGTTTACCTGATCAATAGGCCTCGTAGCCTGGCGGTAAAGCGGAGTGAGGTACTGATCAAAAAGGTTAAAACAGATGCATTTGAGGACTTTGTCCTCTTCCAGGCGCAAGTGGATCCGCTGAATACCGTTTTGGTGAATGTGGTCGAAGGAGGGTCGGTGCAGGAGCGTTATGTAGAGAACGGGGCGATGGTGACGCAAGGTACGCCTATCGCACGTATTTATAATCCGAACACGGAATTCAACTATCTGTCACAAGAAACCGGAATCATCGAGCAGATCAACCAGTTGAACGTAGCCAAGCTGAATATCCGTAATCAGGAACTTGAACTTTCTAAGGAGCTGGTGTTGATCGAGCACGATTACAATGCTGCAAAGATGGAATCAGAACTCAACGATAAACTTTACAACAGGAAAATTCTTGCCAAGAATGAGTATGCTGCAGGTCTGGAGAAATTAAGATACCAAAATGAACGCAAAGACATCATCCAACGGAGCATTCAAAGGGAAAAAGAGACCAATGCGGTGCAGATGAAACAGATCAATCAGGCTCTGGCTATTATGGAACGGAGTTTGGAAACCCTGCGCGCCAATAAGAAGAATTTCTTGGTGGTGGCTCCCGTATCGGGCCGACTGAGTTCTTTTGAAGCCAGTCTTGGAGAAAATATTCCGGCAGGTACTGCTATTGGAAAAATCGATGTGATGAAAGGCTACAAATTGACTGCAATGGTGGATGAGTTTTATCTCGATAAAGTAAATATGGGGCAAAAAGGTACGATTGAATACAAAGGCAAATCAGTAGACGTAAAGGTCATTAAAATACTGCCTGAAGTAAAAAGCGGACAGTTTAAAGTGGAACTGGGTTTTGGTGGCGGACAACTGCCGGGTCTGCAAGAGGGTTTATCTTTTGGTGTCAAGTTGATCCTCTCCGGAAGGGAAGATAAGCTCGTGATTCCAAAAGGAAGCTTCAACACGGTTGCCCAAGGAAAATATGTCTTTGTTGTGGACGGCAATCAAGCCCGGAAAAAGCTTATACAGCTCGGTCGTGAAAATCCATATTATTATGAAGTATTGGACGGACTGAAAACTGGAGACGAGGTGATTATTTCAAAATATGATGATTATAAAAGTATCGAAAAAATTGAATTAACAAAATAA
- a CDS encoding transglutaminase domain-containing protein, producing the protein MKTAKYLLLLSCIGFSLVATAQKGRPSIRSNGPKMSIRVDGRYLKDSWNISPELKPDPYKTSAKKVTFYTDIDSISIVVDKKNPVDFNVIYKNDTAWTRVEYQPSRLDQLKAAAKYNSDDRREVPTFTYQNKESPELKSIRQKFNLDSIAGEGSMNAKFINLMNWVHNIIRHDGGSENPVLKNTVDLIRICQEEDRGVNCRMMAMVLNECYLAMGFKSRYITCMPKELKFDDCHVINMVFNEETNSWVWIDPTFNAYVMNEKGELLGVAEVRSRLVNNQPLILNPDANWNNKVTQTKYDYLENYMAKNLYRIEAPAYSCYNAETWAAVKDIQYVELLPLDALNQTPQHMEQVRQDTGTKFTRYKTNNPNLFWVKP; encoded by the coding sequence ATGAAGACAGCAAAATATTTACTTCTATTATCCTGTATCGGATTTAGCCTGGTCGCTACAGCTCAAAAAGGAAGACCGAGTATCAGGTCGAATGGTCCGAAAATGTCCATACGCGTGGATGGACGATACCTTAAAGATTCATGGAATATTTCACCTGAATTGAAACCGGACCCATATAAGACGTCCGCTAAAAAGGTGACTTTTTATACCGATATCGATTCGATAAGTATTGTAGTCGATAAAAAGAATCCTGTCGACTTTAATGTGATCTATAAAAATGATACTGCTTGGACAAGGGTTGAGTATCAACCATCACGTCTGGATCAGCTTAAGGCGGCGGCGAAATATAATAGCGATGATCGTCGCGAGGTCCCAACGTTTACTTACCAAAATAAAGAAAGTCCTGAGCTGAAGAGCATCAGACAAAAATTTAATCTGGATTCGATCGCTGGCGAGGGATCGATGAACGCTAAATTTATCAACCTGATGAACTGGGTACACAATATTATCCGTCATGATGGCGGAAGTGAAAATCCCGTATTGAAGAATACGGTCGATCTGATCCGGATCTGTCAGGAGGAAGACCGGGGTGTCAATTGCCGGATGATGGCTATGGTGCTTAATGAATGCTACCTGGCGATGGGTTTTAAATCGAGATATATTACCTGTATGCCCAAGGAATTAAAGTTTGACGATTGCCATGTTATCAATATGGTCTTTAATGAGGAGACCAATAGTTGGGTGTGGATAGATCCTACCTTCAATGCCTACGTAATGAATGAAAAGGGGGAATTGCTTGGTGTAGCTGAGGTACGAAGCCGCCTTGTGAACAACCAGCCATTAATTTTAAATCCGGACGCCAACTGGAACAATAAGGTGACACAAACGAAGTATGATTATCTGGAAAATTACATGGCAAAAAATCTATACCGCATTGAAGCTCCGGCATACAGCTGCTATAATGCTGAAACCTGGGCAGCGGTAAAAGATATCCAATATGTCGAACTGCTACCTCTGGATGCCCTCAACCAAACGCCGCAGCATATGGAACAGGTACGGCAGGATACAGGGACTAAATTTACACGTTATAAAACCAACAACCCCAACTTATTTTGGGTCAAACCTTAA
- a CDS encoding endo-1,4-beta-xylanase, with amino-acid sequence MNIVKTIGVALMALWGIPPVPAVRQQAKPTADSVRLKDAFEHKFFIGTALNLEQIWERNSKAVAVVKRQFNSIVAENCMKSMFLQPREGEFFFRDADRFVAFGEKYKMQMIGHTLIWHSQAPQWFFVDKNGKEVSRATLIDRMRKHIQTVVSRYRGRIFGWDVVNEAILDNGDWRKSKFYDIIGPEFIELAFKFAHEADPEAELYYNDYSTAIPAKRKAIMALVQRVKATGVPVHAVGMQEHNGLYSPALEEVEKTILGFASLGVQVMVTEMDISVLPHVRPEMGAEVGERHAYSKKMNPYDKGLPASKMAELGRRYTDFFKLYLKHQDKISRVTLWGVADGDSWKNDWPIVGRKDYPLLFDRDYQPKSFVRDIIRVAQQAQKMEKVGKSRYLYPDDYMADPSAHVFEHKIYIYPSHDRESGILENDSGDHFDMQDYHVFSMEDIGGKVVNHGKVLEIKDIPWAGRQLWDSDVTEKDGKYYMYFSLKDKNDIFKIGVAVGERPYGPFVPQANPIKGSYSIDPCAFRDEDGSYYLYFGGIWGGQLQFYRNNKITVPIELPPAEAPALMPKVAKIAGNMLEFSEQPRDLVILDKSGKPLKQGDTEKRFFEASWMHKYKGKYYFSYSTGDSHLICYAIGDNPYGPFTYEGILLSPVVGWTTHHSIMPFKGKWYLFYHDSAPSGGKTWLRSMKVVELEYDKDGRIKPINGLTS; translated from the coding sequence ATGAATATTGTAAAAACAATTGGCGTGGCCCTGATGGCACTATGGGGTATACCACCTGTCCCTGCCGTTAGGCAGCAGGCGAAGCCTACTGCAGACTCGGTGCGGCTAAAGGATGCGTTCGAACATAAATTTTTTATCGGTACGGCGCTTAATCTGGAGCAGATATGGGAACGGAATAGCAAAGCGGTAGCTGTAGTCAAGAGACAATTCAACTCCATTGTGGCAGAAAACTGTATGAAAAGCATGTTTTTGCAACCTCGCGAAGGTGAGTTCTTCTTTCGGGATGCAGACCGTTTTGTTGCATTCGGCGAAAAATATAAAATGCAAATGATCGGTCATACCCTAATCTGGCATTCGCAAGCTCCGCAATGGTTTTTTGTTGACAAAAACGGAAAAGAGGTGTCGCGGGCGACGCTGATCGACCGCATGCGCAAACATATTCAGACCGTAGTGTCCCGATATAGGGGAAGGATATTCGGATGGGATGTCGTCAATGAGGCCATACTGGATAATGGTGATTGGCGAAAAAGTAAATTTTATGACATCATCGGTCCGGAATTTATTGAACTGGCCTTCAAATTTGCCCATGAAGCAGACCCGGAGGCAGAACTATATTACAACGATTATTCGACCGCCATTCCTGCAAAAAGGAAGGCAATAATGGCGCTGGTACAACGGGTGAAGGCTACCGGAGTGCCAGTGCATGCCGTGGGTATGCAGGAGCATAATGGCCTGTACAGCCCCGCACTGGAAGAAGTGGAGAAGACGATATTGGGTTTCGCCAGTTTGGGTGTACAGGTGATGGTGACCGAGATGGATATCTCGGTACTGCCACATGTGCGTCCGGAAATGGGGGCAGAAGTTGGCGAACGTCATGCCTACAGTAAAAAGATGAATCCATATGACAAAGGCTTGCCTGCCAGTAAAATGGCTGAGCTTGGGAGGAGATATACAGATTTCTTTAAGTTGTACCTCAAACATCAGGACAAGATCTCACGGGTGACACTGTGGGGCGTTGCTGACGGCGACTCGTGGAAAAATGACTGGCCGATTGTAGGTCGTAAGGACTATCCCTTGCTATTTGACCGCGACTATCAGCCCAAATCTTTTGTCAGGGATATCATCCGTGTGGCACAGCAGGCACAAAAAATGGAAAAAGTGGGGAAGAGCAGGTATCTGTATCCTGACGACTATATGGCTGATCCATCCGCACATGTTTTTGAACATAAAATCTATATATATCCCTCGCATGATAGAGAAAGCGGCATTCTAGAAAACGATAGCGGTGATCATTTTGACATGCAGGATTATCATGTGTTTTCGATGGAGGATATCGGTGGGAAGGTGGTCAATCATGGGAAGGTCCTGGAGATAAAAGATATTCCCTGGGCTGGCCGGCAGCTGTGGGATTCGGACGTTACGGAAAAAGACGGCAAATACTATATGTATTTCTCTTTAAAGGACAAAAATGATATTTTTAAAATCGGTGTGGCAGTTGGGGAAAGGCCTTACGGACCATTTGTACCACAGGCGAATCCGATTAAGGGAAGTTATAGTATTGATCCCTGTGCGTTTAGGGATGAAGACGGTAGTTATTACTTGTATTTTGGAGGTATCTGGGGTGGCCAACTCCAGTTTTATCGAAACAATAAAATTACTGTGCCCATAGAATTACCGCCTGCCGAAGCGCCTGCTCTGATGCCGAAGGTGGCTAAGATAGCTGGAAATATGTTGGAGTTTTCGGAGCAACCCCGCGACTTGGTCATTCTGGACAAAAGCGGAAAACCTCTGAAACAGGGGGACACGGAGAAGCGTTTTTTTGAGGCTTCCTGGATGCACAAATATAAAGGCAAGTACTATTTTTCCTATTCAACTGGTGACAGCCATCTGATCTGTTATGCCATCGGGGACAATCCCTATGGACCTTTTACCTACGAAGGCATATTATTATCACCGGTGGTGGGCTGGACCACACATCACAGCATCATGCCGTTTAAAGGGAAGTGGTATCTCTTTTATCATGACTCGGCGCCATCGGGCGGCAAAACCTGGTTGCGAAGCATGAAGGTCGTCGAGCTGGAATACGATAAAGATGGACGTATAAAGCCTATAAATGGACTGACCTCCTGA